The genomic interval CGGGCTTCCACCGCGGTTTCTGGTGCGATGGCCAGGAGGGTGACGGCGTGGGCCGCAACGGGCTAGCCCAGGGTGGCGGGAAAAGGGTATGCTCTCACCCATCTCCCGAGACCGAGCACACTCTCCACTCGATGCGCTGCATTGCCATTGCCAATCAGAAGGGCGGGGTCGGCAAGACCACGACGGCGGTCAACCTGGCCGCGGCGTTGGCGGCTGCGGGCAAGCGGGCCCTGCTCATCGATCTGGATCCCCAGGCCAACGCCACCACGGGCATGGGCCTGGCGAAGACCCTGAACCCCAACGTCTACCACGTCCTTCTGGAAGAGGTCGGTGTGATGTCGGCGGTACGGCGGGCGGCGCAGCTGGATCTGCTCCCGGCCAGTCCCGATCTGGCCGGTGCCGAGGTGGAGCTCGTCCAGCGACCGCAGCGGGAATCGGTCCTGCGTCGCGCCCTGGAAAAAGCCCCGGACCAGTGGGATTATTGCCTCATCGATTGCCCGCCCGCCTTGAACCTGTTGACCATCAATGCCCTGGTCGCGGCGGAGCGCGTCCTCATCCCCATGCAGTGCGAGTATTACGCCCTGGAGGGCCTCGCCCAGTTGCTGGCCACCATCCGGCGGGTGCGGGCGCAGCTGAATCCAAAGCTCGAACTGCACGGCGTGTTGCGCACCATGTTCGATACCCGCAACCGTCTCGCTGGTGAGGTGGGTTCGGAACTGGAGCGCCACTTTCCCGAAAAACTGTACCGCACGGTGGTCCCCCGCAACGTTCGTCTCGCCGAGGCCCCCAGCTACGGCAAGGCCGTCTTCGACTACGACCCGCACTGCGCCGGTGCCGAGGCCTACCGCGTCCTGGCCGCAGAGTTTCTGCAGCGGGAGTGGCGTCCATGAAGCGACCGGGTGCCCTGGGACGGGGTCTCGATGCCCTCTTTTCGGCCCAGGCGGGCGGCGACAGTCTGCGCAGCATCCCCCTGGACCTCTTGCAGGCGGGACCTTTCCAGCCGCGCCGGCACTTTGCCGAAGAAGCCCTGGAAGAGCTGGCCAGCTCCATCCGCAGCGAAGGGGTCTTACAGCCCATTCTCGTGCGTGCCGTGGCGGACGGGCGTTACGAGATCCTGGCCGGAGAGCGGCGTTGGCGAGCGGCGCAACGCGCCGGTCTGCGGGAGATACCGGCCCTGGTACGGGAATGCGGCGATCAGCAGGCTCTGGCCATCGGTCTCATCGAAAATATCCAGCGCCAGGATCTCAACCCGCTGGAGGAGGCGCAGGCCCTGCAGAGGTTGATCGATGAATTCCACTTGACGCACGAGGCTCTCGCCCAGTCCCTTGGCCGTTCCCGCGCCGCCATCAGCAATCAGTTGCGCCTGTTGCGGCTGGATCCGAGCCTCGCCCCACACCTGCAAAGCGGCGCCCTGTCGGCGGGACATGCCCGCGCGCTGGTGGCACTGGAGCCCGCCCTGCAGCGCGAGCTTGGTGTGCGCGCGGTACGTGAGGGCTTGAGTGTGCGGCAGATGGAAAGTCTGGCGGGACGGCGGCGAGAGGCACGCCGGGCGACTGCGGTAGATGCCAATGTCGAGGCACTCAGTGCCGCCATTTCGGCGCAGCTGGGCTTACCGGTTACGGTGCGGCAGA from Acidithiobacillus caldus ATCC 51756 carries:
- a CDS encoding ParB/RepB/Spo0J family partition protein, whose product is MKRPGALGRGLDALFSAQAGGDSLRSIPLDLLQAGPFQPRRHFAEEALEELASSIRSEGVLQPILVRAVADGRYEILAGERRWRAAQRAGLREIPALVRECGDQQALAIGLIENIQRQDLNPLEEAQALQRLIDEFHLTHEALAQSLGRSRAAISNQLRLLRLDPSLAPHLQSGALSAGHARALVALEPALQRELGVRAVREGLSVRQMESLAGRRREARRATAVDANVEALSAAISAQLGLPVTVRQIGGGGELRIRWHDATQEAELWRRLRVDLGALD
- a CDS encoding ParA family protein, whose protein sequence is MRCIAIANQKGGVGKTTTAVNLAAALAAAGKRALLIDLDPQANATTGMGLAKTLNPNVYHVLLEEVGVMSAVRRAAQLDLLPASPDLAGAEVELVQRPQRESVLRRALEKAPDQWDYCLIDCPPALNLLTINALVAAERVLIPMQCEYYALEGLAQLLATIRRVRAQLNPKLELHGVLRTMFDTRNRLAGEVGSELERHFPEKLYRTVVPRNVRLAEAPSYGKAVFDYDPHCAGAEAYRVLAAEFLQREWRP